Genomic segment of Panicum virgatum strain AP13 chromosome 9N, P.virgatum_v5, whole genome shotgun sequence:
CAGACGGTGCGCGCGCAGGCGTCGGCGCAGGCGTCGAGCTCGGAGACGCCGCAGACGGTGACGCAGGTCTCCGGGATGGGGTCCTTGGAGAAGGCCCCCACCTTCTTGAGCATCCGCTTGGAGGTGCAGACGCGCTCGCAGACGAAGACCTCGTCAGAGCTCTTctcgcggccgcgcgccgccttgAGGCGCTGCTCCtcgtcgcggcggcgcttgaTGCGGATGAATTGGCCCGCCACCAGCGCCGGGACCGCCGCGCCCAGCAGGGGCCACCACGCGTCCACCATCGCCGCGCGAGCCTCCGCGGAAATCGGGGCTGCACGGATCAGATTTGGCCGAATCCCCCACAATCCTCAGAGATGTATGAGGAAATCGTGAGGCGAGAAGGGGGGAGGAAGAAGTGGAGAATTGGGGAGTGAAACCTTGGGTGGAACCGATTGCTCGGCGAGACGTCGTCGCGTGAAGGAGAGAAGGGGAACCGGGTGGAGGGAGGCGAGGGTTTTaggcgaggacgacgaggtgGCGACGCACCCTTTCTCCAACTCCCATCTGTTGTGCGGAAGCGAACTGCGGGGTGGCCGGGTGGGAGATGATGGCTGGGGGAGTCGGTGTCGGGCTTGAAATGGGCCGAGAAGCCCAATTTGAAATCTAGAACTGCGAAACACCTCCTCCCCCTATTCGGATTAATAACGTAAATTCGAAAAATAGTCGTCTTTCGGCCATGAAGATGACGTTTGGTAACTTGAAACGTGCACGTAAAGCAGCATTTGGTAACTGGGAACGTGTATGTATCTTTGTATTTTGATGAAGGGAGGGACAACAAACTGTTATAACATAATACAGGTATCGGAGCACTATGACTTATCTTACATGTGGGGCAACTATATCAAAGGTAAAGACAGCTATTTACAGTCTATCCACTATGTGCAAGTAATACTGCACAGTTGGGTGCGAGCTTCATAAAACACAGCACGCCCAATATGCTTCGTCAGATCAACCACCATTCGCAGTTAGAAAAGCGTCTCCTAGTAAAAGGGAAAATGAAGCCTCTGCGGGTGCCCAAAAATTCCACAACACGCTTCCTGGGAAACGAAACCTAGGATTCTGCTCCTTTGAGACGCAATTTGAAGTTCTTCTCCAGAAATGCCAAGGTTTCTGCATAAGAAGGATCGTTCTTGTTCACTGGCTTGCATGAATTTATATGATCAGTGGACGGTagaacctgcaaaaaaaaaagtaaatataTATTAGTAATAAGCCCTTTAAATTTGCAAAAGTTGGAACTACCATGGAACTAGGAATTTGTGGAGGCTTACAAGGGGGCAGAATGGTGGGGAAAATGTAGAACAATTCACATGGCTCAGTAAACAAGTAAGTTTAATAGCTGCTTGTGTAATCCAAAAAATTATCAATAACGCCCTGGCTATTTCAGTGCTATTTAGAAACTAGATATGCTTATCAACATAAGTTTATAATTGTGACATAACCAGGAATTATTTTGGACTGCACCACATGTGAACGAATGATATATTAAGCCCTCGTGATACTTCCTCTGTTTTCAAATATATGATGTTTAGGCCAAGCTAATTAGTTCACCAGTTTGTCCTAGATGGCACAAATTTAAAATGAAGAGTACAAGAAAATAATTTACTATATGATACTCTAAATAATGCAATGAACTGAGAAATACTTACAACGAGTTCCCCAAAACCAGGGTATGCGGACTCAATTGGCACTATCTCCATCCGAAGTGCCCAACCACCATAGCCTTCAACAATCGGTGTGACCTGGGTCTGTCATGGAATCAATTAGCAATATAACTTAGCACTGAGGTAGTGGAAACTTTGCAGTATGAGTAAATGAGTGCTTTCCTTTACCTCACTAAAGCTAAGAACATCGAGAAGTCCTTTGTTATGGCGCTGCCGCACAAAATCGTTTAATTCAACTAGTCTTGGAGATCCACTTCTTAATTCCCCGATCTATAAAAAAATTAGTGTCAGAACATATAGAGAAGACAAAAGAAAATCAGTTTGTAAACCAGCTTGTCATATGAAGAATTGAAGACCATACCGAAGGAGCTGGACGAAACACCAACCCCATACGCCATGGCATATCTGCAAGTTTACTGCCAAAATGCGGACAGCTATAGAAAACCTGTGATGGAGACATAGTTAGATCACTCATACGGATGATCACAAAATTCAACACACAAATACATACTAGCCCGACAGTATTATTGAGGAAATTGTCATAGTTATTCAGCTTTGCTTGATATAACAGCTGCTTAACGACCAGTCCTCCCATACTGCAAGTATGAAAATGGGGGAGAAAACAAGTTATCAGTTATTTCGTAACCAACAATTACAAAGTGGGAGAAGTTAACACAAACAAATTTAGGACCACGCCCACTGCAATTGCATGGGCGAGTAGCCTCAGAGGCTAAACAACCATCCTTACCTATGCGTCACAAAAATAACAGGCCGATTACCAATCCCAGCAGCCACCATTTTCCTCAGCAGCATAGAGCTTACCTCCTATAAAACAGATATGGGATCTTGAGTAAGAGAACAGCAAATAATCAAGTAATAGTATGAACATTGATACCAACATATACTACATCAGAAAAAATCTTGAACCATGGGGGGAAATCACTGCAGTAGCACAACACAAAAACTGCAGCAATAATGGGTATGCTGCTATAAAGTTCAAGAGCTTGGATTGTAACTTGTAATGCTGACAAGCTGGGTCCCGGACCATAAATAAGGGGTATATAAAACAAAAACTTAAGATTTTTTACTTGGCACCAGAGAGAATTTGGAGAGAGATGGGGCCATGCACAGAAGACGAAAAACTAAAGAATTCGCAGAAATTGTAACCTGAAGGGGCAAGCTGGCTCCAGTCCACTGGGTCAAATTTGTCTGCATAAATTATTTGAAACAGATAAGGACACTGAAGAATTTGAAAGCAATGATGGTATCAGCAGAAAAACTCAAATATAACAGAACAACTAAATATTAGAAGGGGACCGATACAGGTCTGTCAAAGTGAGAAGAACAGCAGGGCAAGGGGAACTGATGCGCATCAGAGAACAAACCTTGTATTTGACTGTAAAAAAACGTGCTTGAGGAAAATCTGCTGCGAGCCATTCTCTTGGCCAACATGTACCCTCTTTCCCAGCATCCTCGTCAATACTTTCTACCAAACCAGCTTTGGTAGTTGATGATTTGTCATCGGCTATTCGCCATGAATTGAATGGGCCACCACGCAGGCCATGGACAAACACAACATCCATCAAAGGGGCCTCTTTGGATGAAGCCTCCGTACCATCTACAGAGCTCCCAGTTTCACTAGCGTCTTCAATACCTTCATCATCCTTACAACTATCTCTTGGAACTGTTGAAATCCTAAAACCACTATTGTCCAAATGAACCTCAAGAGGTAACTCTGGATTTAGTAAGAATAGTGCATCTCCAAACTGAGGACAGTTTCTTTTATACTCGCTTTCTGAATCAGGATATTCATCCAAGCCTCTTCTAGTATTTGGACTCTCAGAGCAGAGTATATTCAATAATGTTAACCTGCAATAACTTTTTAACTTTATATCATTGCAGGGAATTCGCCCACTAGCACAATCCTCGAGCCACTTGCACCATACATCATCTGAAATTATT
This window contains:
- the LOC120692410 gene encoding uncharacterized protein At5g64816 codes for the protein MVDAWWPLLGAAVPALVAGQFIRIKRRRDEEQRLKAARGREKSSDEVFVCERVCTSKRMLKKVGAFSKDPIPETCVTVCGVSELDACADACARTVCVNQHQVPNWNDVCLKRCQSECLKLSSTVM